Proteins from one Hyperolius riggenbachi isolate aHypRig1 chromosome 2, aHypRig1.pri, whole genome shotgun sequence genomic window:
- the KLHL12 gene encoding kelch-like protein 12 isoform X4 codes for MEILLDFVYTETVHVTVENVQELLPAACLLQLKGVKQACCDFLESQLDPTNCLGIRDFAETHNCLDLMQAAEVYSQKHFPEVVQHEEFMLLQQEEMEKLIRCDEIQVDSEEPVFEAVINWVKHNKQHREKCLPQLLQYVRMPLLTPRYITDVIDTEPLIHCSLQCRDLVDEAKKFHLRPELRSQMQGPRTRMRLGANEVLLVIGGFGSQQSPIDVVEKYDPKTQEWSFLPSITRKRRYVATVSLGDRVYVIGGYDGRSRLSSVECLDYTSEEDGVWYSVAPMNVRRGLAGATTLGDMIYVSGGFDGSRRHTSMERYDPNIDQWSMLGDMQTAREGAGLVVANGVIYCLGGYDGLNILSSVERYDPHTGHWSHVTPMATKRSGAGVALLNDHIYVVGGFDGTSHLSSVEAYNIRTDSWTTMTSMTTPRCYVGATVLRGRLYAIAGYDGNSLLNSVECYDPVIDSWDVVTSMATQRCDAGVCVLREK; via the exons ATGGAAATTCTGCTTGATTTTGTGTACACCGAGACTGTTCATGTAACAGTGGAGAATGTGCAGGAGCTTTTGCCAGCAGCATGCCTACTGCAGCTTAAAG GTGTGAAACAGGCTTGTTGTGACTTTCTGGAGTCTCAGCTGGATCCTACCAATTGCTTAGGAATTCGCGACTTTGCAGAGACTCATAACTGCTTAGATCTGATGCAAGCAGCGGAGGTTTACAGTCAGAAACATTTTCCAGAAGTGGTGCAACATGAAGAGTTTATGCTGTTGCAGCAGGAGGAGATGGAGAAGCTCATCAGATGTGATGAGATTCAG GTAGATTCAGAAGAGCCAGTGTTTGAAGCTGTGATAAACTGGGTGAAGCACAACAAGCAGCACAGGGAGAAATGCCTTCCACAACTTCTTCAGTATGTGCGCATGCCTTTGCTAACCCCACGTTATATCACAGATGTCATAGACACAGAG CCTTTGATCCATTGTAGCCTGCAGTGCAGAGACTTGGTGGATGAAGCTAAGAAATTTCACCTTCGGCCAGAGTTACGGAGTCAGATGCAGGGTCCAAGGACACGCATGCGTTTAG GCGCTAATGAGGTTTTGCTGGTCATTGGTGGGTTTGGTAGCCAGCAATCTCCAATAGATGTGGTGGAGAAATACGACCCTAAAACTCAAGAGTGGAGCTTCCTTCCA AGTATAACCCGTAAACGCCGTTATGTTGCCACAGTATCCCTTGGGGACCGTGTCTATGTAATAGGAGGTTATGATGGGCGTTCCCGACTTAGTTCAGTGGAGTGTCTGGATTACACATCTGAAGAAGATGGTGTTTGGTACTCAGTAGCTCCAATGAATGTAAGAAGAGGACTGGCAGGAGCGACCACTTTAGGAG atATGATCTATGTCTCGGGTGGATTTGATGGAAGTCGCCGGCACACAAGTATGGAGCGCTATGACCCTAACATTGATCAGTGGAGCATGTTAGGAGATATGCAGACAGCCCGTGAAGGGGCAGGACTTGTTGTGGCCAATGGAGTGATTTATTGCCTAG gtGGTTATGATGGCTTAAATATTTTGAGCTCTGTAGAACGATATGATCCACATACCGGCCATTGGAGTCATGTGACTCCTATGGCAACAAAACGCTCAG gtgctggtgtggCCCTGCTAAATGATCACATATATGTAGTGGGTGGTTTTGATGGCACTTCTCACCTATCTTCAGTTGAAGCCTATAATATCCGTACAGACTCCTGGACTACAATGACAAGTATGACTACGCCACGCTGCTATGTTGGTGCCACAGTTCTACGTGGGAGACTGTATGCCATTGCGGG CTACGATGGGAATTCTTTACTAAATAGTGTCGAGTGCTATGATCCTGTTATTGACAGCTGGGACGTAGTCACATCCATGGCCACCCAGAGGTGTGACGCTGGAGTCTGTGTGCTTCGAGAGAAGTGA
- the KLHL12 gene encoding kelch-like protein 12 isoform X3 — MPLAAAKNASFTLSASNLVLLQICVLEIIWTNLFFTGVKQACCDFLESQLDPTNCLGIRDFAETHNCLDLMQAAEVYSQKHFPEVVQHEEFMLLQQEEMEKLIRCDEIQVDSEEPVFEAVINWVKHNKQHREKCLPQLLQYVRMPLLTPRYITDVIDTEPLIHCSLQCRDLVDEAKKFHLRPELRSQMQGPRTRMRLGANEVLLVIGGFGSQQSPIDVVEKYDPKTQEWSFLPSITRKRRYVATVSLGDRVYVIGGYDGRSRLSSVECLDYTSEEDGVWYSVAPMNVRRGLAGATTLGDMIYVSGGFDGSRRHTSMERYDPNIDQWSMLGDMQTAREGAGLVVANGVIYCLGGYDGLNILSSVERYDPHTGHWSHVTPMATKRSGAGVALLNDHIYVVGGFDGTSHLSSVEAYNIRTDSWTTMTSMTTPRCYVGATVLRGRLYAIAGYDGNSLLNSVECYDPVIDSWDVVTSMATQRCDAGVCVLREK; from the exons GTGTGAAACAGGCTTGTTGTGACTTTCTGGAGTCTCAGCTGGATCCTACCAATTGCTTAGGAATTCGCGACTTTGCAGAGACTCATAACTGCTTAGATCTGATGCAAGCAGCGGAGGTTTACAGTCAGAAACATTTTCCAGAAGTGGTGCAACATGAAGAGTTTATGCTGTTGCAGCAGGAGGAGATGGAGAAGCTCATCAGATGTGATGAGATTCAG GTAGATTCAGAAGAGCCAGTGTTTGAAGCTGTGATAAACTGGGTGAAGCACAACAAGCAGCACAGGGAGAAATGCCTTCCACAACTTCTTCAGTATGTGCGCATGCCTTTGCTAACCCCACGTTATATCACAGATGTCATAGACACAGAG CCTTTGATCCATTGTAGCCTGCAGTGCAGAGACTTGGTGGATGAAGCTAAGAAATTTCACCTTCGGCCAGAGTTACGGAGTCAGATGCAGGGTCCAAGGACACGCATGCGTTTAG GCGCTAATGAGGTTTTGCTGGTCATTGGTGGGTTTGGTAGCCAGCAATCTCCAATAGATGTGGTGGAGAAATACGACCCTAAAACTCAAGAGTGGAGCTTCCTTCCA AGTATAACCCGTAAACGCCGTTATGTTGCCACAGTATCCCTTGGGGACCGTGTCTATGTAATAGGAGGTTATGATGGGCGTTCCCGACTTAGTTCAGTGGAGTGTCTGGATTACACATCTGAAGAAGATGGTGTTTGGTACTCAGTAGCTCCAATGAATGTAAGAAGAGGACTGGCAGGAGCGACCACTTTAGGAG atATGATCTATGTCTCGGGTGGATTTGATGGAAGTCGCCGGCACACAAGTATGGAGCGCTATGACCCTAACATTGATCAGTGGAGCATGTTAGGAGATATGCAGACAGCCCGTGAAGGGGCAGGACTTGTTGTGGCCAATGGAGTGATTTATTGCCTAG gtGGTTATGATGGCTTAAATATTTTGAGCTCTGTAGAACGATATGATCCACATACCGGCCATTGGAGTCATGTGACTCCTATGGCAACAAAACGCTCAG gtgctggtgtggCCCTGCTAAATGATCACATATATGTAGTGGGTGGTTTTGATGGCACTTCTCACCTATCTTCAGTTGAAGCCTATAATATCCGTACAGACTCCTGGACTACAATGACAAGTATGACTACGCCACGCTGCTATGTTGGTGCCACAGTTCTACGTGGGAGACTGTATGCCATTGCGGG CTACGATGGGAATTCTTTACTAAATAGTGTCGAGTGCTATGATCCTGTTATTGACAGCTGGGACGTAGTCACATCCATGGCCACCCAGAGGTGTGACGCTGGAGTCTGTGTGCTTCGAGAGAAGTGA